From a region of the Coprococcus comes ATCC 27758 genome:
- the hisS gene encoding histidine--tRNA ligase, protein MVMALKKKPVTGMKDMLPKEMEIRDYVIQMIKDTYKTFGFTSIETPCVEHIENLCSKQGGDNEKLIFKILKRGEKLKIAEAKEEIDLVDGGLRYDLTVPLARYYANHANELPSPFKALQIGNVWRADRPQRGRFRQFMQCDIDILGEPGNLAEIELILATTTMLGKMDFHNFTVCINDRNILKAMAAFSGFKEEDFDEVFIILDKMDKIGKEGVGEELVEMGYTKENVDTYLGLFDEINPDVDGIRFCKEKLAGFLDEKTADSMEMIISSVESAKEADFKVKFDPTLVRGQSYYTGTIFEVTMDEFGGSVAGGGRYDKMIGKFTGQDTPACGFSIGFERIVMLLLENGYEIPSKRQKKAYLLEKNMHKEVILKVLEMAKADRAAGKQVLVVNMKKNKKFQKDQLIAEGYEDITDCYKDSVMDL, encoded by the coding sequence ATGGTTATGGCATTAAAGAAAAAACCGGTTACCGGCATGAAAGACATGCTCCCGAAAGAAATGGAAATCAGAGATTATGTGATCCAGATGATCAAGGATACCTATAAGACATTTGGATTTACTTCCATAGAGACACCGTGTGTGGAACACATTGAGAACCTGTGCAGCAAACAGGGTGGCGACAATGAAAAACTGATCTTCAAGATTCTGAAGAGAGGGGAAAAACTGAAAATTGCTGAGGCAAAAGAAGAGATCGATCTGGTAGACGGAGGACTTCGTTATGACCTGACAGTTCCGCTTGCAAGATACTATGCAAATCATGCAAATGAACTGCCGTCACCGTTTAAGGCACTTCAGATTGGCAATGTATGGAGAGCAGACCGTCCACAAAGAGGACGTTTCCGTCAGTTCATGCAGTGCGATATCGATATTTTAGGTGAGCCGGGTAATCTTGCAGAGATCGAACTGATCCTTGCAACTACGACCATGCTTGGAAAGATGGATTTCCACAATTTTACGGTATGTATCAATGACCGTAATATCTTAAAGGCGATGGCTGCATTCAGTGGATTTAAGGAAGAAGATTTCGACGAAGTATTTATCATCCTTGATAAGATGGATAAGATCGGCAAAGAAGGCGTAGGTGAAGAACTGGTTGAGATGGGTTATACAAAAGAAAATGTAGATACTTATCTTGGACTCTTTGATGAGATCAACCCGGATGTTGATGGAATACGTTTCTGCAAAGAAAAGCTGGCAGGATTCCTTGATGAGAAGACAGCTGACAGCATGGAAATGATCATTTCCAGCGTAGAAAGTGCAAAAGAGGCAGATTTCAAAGTAAAATTTGATCCGACGCTGGTACGTGGACAATCTTACTATACAGGAACCATTTTTGAAGTAACGATGGATGAATTTGGCGGCTCTGTTGCAGGTGGCGGACGTTACGATAAGATGATCGGTAAATTCACAGGGCAGGACACACCGGCATGTGGATTCTCAATCGGATTTGAGCGTATTGTCATGCTGCTTCTGGAAAATGGATATGAGATTCCTTCCAAGCGCCAGAAAAAAGCATATCTTCTTGAAAAGAATATGCACAAGGAAGTCATCCTCAAAGTACTTGAGATGGCAAAAGCTGACCGCGCAGCCGGGAAACAGGTTCTGGTGGTCAATATGAAGAAAAACAAGAAATTCCAGAAGGATCAGCTGATCGCAGAAGGATATGAAGATATCACAGACTGCTACAAAGATTCCGTTATGGATTTATAA
- the hemZ gene encoding coproporphyrinogen dehydrogenase HemZ → MIRISCKNERFTYDMYHIVKSFLPDAEISQKVDPEQELLIEMTAEEEPDLEEQACDKKVRWTFFHCREAEIADISEKREQKRYINKKLYQTLVKKTGEEHAWGNMTGVRPTKMIMERLEEGSSEEEIIRYMHDTYVVSEKKAMLGIEIAKREKAQLDKLDYENGYSLYIGIPFCPTTCSYCSFTSYPVAKWQDRMDEYVDALLKELAFIAEVSKEKHLNAIYMGGGTPTTLSAQQMDRVLSFLEEHFSFEHLKEYTIEAGRPDSITEDKLRVIRKHGVGRISINPQTMQQKTLDVIGRRHTVEDVVRIFHLARELGFDNINMDLIAGLPGEHPEEMEDTLRQIKELAPDSLTVHALAMKHGSRLTRERAASAEKQNYKQMARELEEMIDMARKAAGEMGLYPYYLYRQKNIAGNFENVGYAKVDKAGIYNILIMEEKQSIVAAGAGASTKVVLPYEIPAPGSKNGRMTNLIRIENVRDVGEYISRIDEMIERKGEWLWH, encoded by the coding sequence ATGATTCGGATCAGCTGTAAGAATGAACGTTTCACCTACGACATGTATCATATCGTAAAGTCATTTCTTCCTGATGCCGAGATCAGCCAGAAGGTAGATCCAGAACAGGAACTTCTGATCGAGATGACCGCAGAAGAGGAACCAGATCTGGAAGAGCAGGCATGTGATAAAAAGGTCCGGTGGACCTTTTTTCATTGCAGGGAGGCTGAAATCGCAGACATCAGCGAAAAAAGAGAACAAAAGCGTTATATCAATAAAAAATTATATCAGACCCTGGTCAAAAAGACCGGAGAAGAACATGCATGGGGGAATATGACAGGTGTCCGCCCCACAAAGATGATCATGGAAAGACTGGAAGAAGGTTCTTCTGAGGAAGAAATCATCCGGTATATGCATGATACCTATGTGGTAAGCGAGAAAAAAGCAATGCTAGGTATCGAGATTGCAAAGCGGGAAAAAGCCCAGCTTGACAAGCTGGATTATGAAAATGGATACAGTCTTTATATCGGAATTCCGTTCTGCCCGACAACCTGCAGTTACTGCTCCTTTACTTCTTATCCGGTTGCAAAATGGCAGGACCGGATGGATGAATATGTAGATGCACTTTTAAAAGAGCTTGCATTCATTGCAGAGGTTTCAAAAGAAAAGCATCTTAATGCGATTTATATGGGAGGCGGTACGCCGACAACCCTGAGTGCACAGCAGATGGATCGGGTTTTGAGTTTCCTGGAAGAACATTTTTCCTTTGAACATCTGAAAGAATATACGATCGAAGCCGGAAGACCGGACAGTATTACTGAGGACAAGCTGCGAGTGATCCGAAAGCATGGAGTTGGCAGAATTTCCATCAATCCACAGACCATGCAGCAGAAGACACTGGATGTGATCGGAAGACGTCACACAGTGGAAGATGTAGTCCGCATTTTCCATCTGGCAAGAGAACTGGGATTCGACAATATCAATATGGATCTGATCGCAGGTCTTCCGGGAGAACATCCGGAGGAGATGGAAGATACTCTTCGTCAGATCAAAGAGCTTGCACCGGATAGTTTGACGGTCCATGCACTTGCAATGAAACATGGTTCGAGACTGACACGCGAACGGGCTGCAAGCGCAGAAAAACAAAATTACAAACAGATGGCAAGAGAGCTGGAAGAGATGATCGATATGGCACGTAAGGCGGCCGGTGAAATGGGACTTTATCCGTATTATCTCTACAGACAGAAAAATATTGCAGGAAATTTTGAAAATGTAGGTTACGCAAAGGTTGACAAAGCGGGAATTTACAATATACTGATTATGGAGGAAAAGCAGTCCATCGTTGCTGCCGGTGCAGGCGCATCGACTAAGGTGGTGCTTCCGTATGAGATTCCGGCGCCCGGAAGTAAAAACGGGCGGATGACGAATCTGATAAGAATAGAAAATGTCAGAGATGTGGGAGAATATATTTCCCGTATCGATGAGATGATAGAGCGAAAAGGAGAATGGTTATGGCATTAA
- a CDS encoding RICIN domain-containing protein → MRKKRRTGYFITVAALVCSLIGNSVVVSMAADQEYSEVEVQENKNPDNAGNENETDKVMDSDEPTEEPTEEPAEDLAEEDSTETDSEMKDDAELKDSDQQEEKEMTMRERLDLLAEENKGLISEGNNLINTVLDTYMAMNTVDGGTKNGTAICLWNENLASTQQWEVICDETGYLTFLNKKSGKVLDVSGGNAKSGTAVQLYDANGTYAQKWIAIEEEAGIRLVSALDENLVLDVVNGKSAQGTRLQIWSDNGTPAQRWKIRTVEDIYTEMDQKAAESIDALADGIYVIRSGLSRRQVLDVSGGSKDNSANIQIYESNTTAAQKWKVTHDEKGYLTFINMGSGKALDVVNGLGNSGNNVAQYTSNGTRAQKWIAVRLENGKYLLYSALTENLVIDVTGANIKNGSNVQVYRKNETTAQQFLFTNTTAEIGTCEDFGISENWYEIVPKSNEKSAVDISGASSNNGANAQIYSRNQTYAQLFKFVYEEGYYRILCAQTDKVLEVAGGDVVPGTNIRQWSSVKDKKDQLFSVCVNEDGTYTFKNVASGLTVSLANKAGSSGTNLQGEESSEGDEQRFYLVRRTNLMQEGIYSISTCLDAGKWLDVKNGSMSDGAGIQIWQGNGSLAQKWKIMAVEGRENTYSFESLVSGLMLTADVNGNVVQMKESGEEDQQWMPTISKGYLILKNVGNGKVLDVAGGTNKNGTKVQTYAANSTNAQRFRIDGTSVIANGIYLIQISSNRKQVIDVSSGSRKSGANIQTWESNNTGAQKWNITRNSDGTYSIVNAKSKKYLDVLNGSGTAGANVQQWDGNGSNAQKWKITYTGKGGFRISSLLGDALVLDVSGENSYNGANVQVYTDNAGRGQRFSFVSTSYTPEPVNLGVPCVQQYPELPTGCESVALTNVLKYYGYNIGKSTIADSYLPRSSWNFVTCFWGNPHSSNGNCTSAPGLTNAANGFLKSHGSNKRAYDVSGSSWQKLYDYLDEGNPVIIWTTIYQQFLGACYASQWYNGKEYRTYTNSHTVVLKGYDRNKNVVYLSDSISGYLTEDANWISMLYTARGMQAVVIR, encoded by the coding sequence ATGAGGAAAAAGAGAAGAACAGGCTATTTCATAACGGTGGCTGCGCTAGTATGCAGTCTGATTGGGAACAGTGTGGTTGTTTCGATGGCAGCAGATCAGGAATACAGTGAAGTTGAAGTTCAGGAGAATAAAAATCCGGATAATGCGGGAAACGAAAATGAGACTGATAAAGTTATGGATTCGGATGAACCAACTGAAGAGCCAACTGAAGAGCCGGCAGAAGACCTAGCGGAAGAGGATTCAACAGAAACAGATTCGGAGATGAAAGATGATGCAGAACTCAAAGATTCTGATCAGCAAGAAGAAAAAGAAATGACCATGCGGGAACGATTGGATCTACTTGCGGAAGAAAACAAAGGTTTAATATCAGAGGGGAATAATCTTATTAACACTGTACTGGATACCTATATGGCGATGAACACTGTGGATGGGGGAACTAAGAATGGTACAGCAATCTGTCTGTGGAATGAAAACCTTGCGAGTACCCAGCAATGGGAAGTGATTTGTGATGAAACAGGATATTTGACATTTCTGAATAAAAAATCAGGGAAAGTACTGGACGTATCGGGCGGAAATGCCAAAAGCGGTACAGCGGTACAGCTTTATGATGCTAATGGAACTTATGCGCAAAAATGGATTGCGATAGAAGAAGAGGCTGGAATTCGTCTGGTATCAGCGTTGGATGAGAATCTTGTGTTGGATGTAGTAAATGGAAAAAGTGCGCAGGGAACGAGACTCCAGATATGGTCAGACAATGGTACACCGGCTCAGAGATGGAAGATTCGAACCGTAGAAGATATATATACAGAGATGGATCAGAAAGCAGCAGAAAGCATAGATGCTTTAGCGGATGGAATTTATGTGATTCGCAGTGGACTGAGCAGAAGGCAGGTGCTAGATGTATCTGGGGGGTCAAAAGATAACAGCGCAAATATCCAGATTTACGAATCCAATACGACTGCTGCGCAAAAGTGGAAAGTGACACATGATGAAAAAGGTTATCTTACGTTCATCAATATGGGTTCAGGAAAAGCATTAGATGTTGTGAATGGGCTGGGGAATTCTGGAAATAATGTAGCGCAGTATACGAGCAATGGAACACGTGCGCAGAAATGGATTGCTGTAAGGTTAGAAAATGGAAAATATCTGTTATATTCAGCTCTGACAGAAAATCTTGTGATTGATGTGACAGGAGCAAACATAAAAAATGGAAGTAATGTGCAGGTTTATCGCAAGAACGAAACAACTGCCCAGCAGTTTTTATTTACAAATACAACTGCTGAAATTGGAACATGTGAAGATTTTGGAATCAGTGAAAACTGGTATGAAATTGTACCTAAAAGTAACGAAAAGTCAGCAGTAGATATATCAGGTGCGTCTTCAAATAATGGAGCAAATGCACAGATTTACAGCAGAAATCAGACCTATGCCCAACTTTTTAAGTTTGTTTATGAAGAGGGATATTATCGTATCCTGTGCGCACAGACAGATAAGGTATTGGAAGTTGCAGGAGGGGATGTTGTCCCGGGAACAAATATCAGGCAGTGGAGTTCTGTGAAAGATAAAAAAGATCAGTTGTTTTCAGTCTGCGTCAATGAAGACGGAACTTATACATTTAAAAATGTGGCAAGCGGACTTACTGTAAGCCTCGCGAATAAAGCAGGAAGTTCAGGAACCAATTTGCAGGGGGAAGAAAGCAGTGAGGGAGATGAACAGAGGTTTTATCTGGTGAGACGGACAAATCTGATGCAGGAAGGCATTTATTCAATCAGTACATGTCTGGATGCAGGAAAATGGCTTGATGTGAAAAATGGATCAATGTCAGATGGCGCAGGAATCCAAATCTGGCAGGGAAATGGAAGTCTTGCGCAAAAGTGGAAGATTATGGCAGTAGAAGGGAGAGAAAATACATACTCATTTGAATCTCTGGTATCGGGATTGATGCTGACTGCAGACGTAAATGGAAATGTTGTACAGATGAAGGAAAGCGGGGAGGAAGATCAACAGTGGATGCCTACAATTTCAAAGGGATATCTTATTCTGAAAAATGTAGGAAACGGAAAAGTTCTTGACGTTGCAGGTGGTACAAATAAAAATGGAACAAAAGTACAGACATATGCTGCGAATTCCACAAATGCGCAGCGTTTTCGTATAGATGGGACATCGGTGATTGCTAATGGAATTTATCTTATACAGATTAGCAGTAACCGGAAGCAGGTAATTGATGTAAGTTCAGGATCCAGAAAATCAGGAGCGAATATTCAGACATGGGAGTCGAATAATACCGGTGCGCAGAAGTGGAATATTACCCGGAATTCAGATGGTACATACAGCATCGTTAATGCAAAAAGTAAGAAATATCTGGATGTACTTAATGGATCGGGAACAGCCGGGGCAAATGTTCAGCAATGGGATGGCAACGGTTCAAATGCACAGAAATGGAAGATTACGTATACTGGGAAAGGTGGATTTAGAATCAGTTCATTACTCGGCGATGCGTTAGTGCTGGATGTTTCGGGGGAAAATAGCTATAATGGGGCAAATGTTCAGGTTTACACAGATAATGCAGGTAGAGGACAACGATTTTCCTTTGTATCTACAAGTTATACACCGGAGCCCGTTAACCTGGGAGTTCCATGTGTGCAACAGTATCCAGAACTTCCAACGGGCTGTGAATCGGTTGCACTTACGAATGTGCTGAAATATTATGGATATAATATTGGAAAGTCGACAATAGCAGATTCTTATCTTCCACGCAGTAGTTGGAATTTTGTAACCTGTTTTTGGGGAAATCCACATAGTTCTAACGGTAATTGTACTTCTGCACCAGGTCTTACCAATGCAGCCAACGGTTTTCTGAAGAGTCACGGAAGTAATAAACGGGCGTATGATGTGTCAGGCAGTTCCTGGCAGAAGTTGTATGATTATCTGGATGAAGGAAATCCTGTTATTATATGGACTACAATTTATCAGCAGTTTTTAGGTGCATGTTATGCTTCACAATGGTATAATGGAAAAGAATACAGAACTTATACGAATTCGCATACGGTGGTTTTAAAAGGATATGATAGAAACAAGAATGTAGTTTATCTGTCAGATTCCATTTCCGGTTATCTGACAGAAGATGCAAATTGGATCAGTATGCTTTATACAGCACGAGGTATGCAGGCAGTAGTTATAAGGTAA
- a CDS encoding MBL fold metallo-hydrolase: MKIEKFVTGIISTNCYIVTNEETKETVIVDPANLSKAMIGYIEEEELVIKAILLTHAHFDHIMGIDKVIDRYGEMPVYVEESDLELLHTPSMNESTVYTNGYSYPGGDVIHDGDVLHLIGEDFRVIHTPGHTQGGVCYYVEKEGVLFSGDTLFCCSVGRSDFATSSTSALIRSIKEKLFLLPDETKVFPGHMGATTIGNEKVNNPYV, from the coding sequence ATGAAAATCGAAAAATTTGTAACAGGAATTATCAGTACCAATTGTTACATTGTTACTAATGAAGAAACAAAAGAGACCGTGATCGTTGATCCGGCAAACCTGTCAAAAGCGATGATCGGTTATATCGAAGAGGAAGAGCTTGTAATTAAGGCAATTCTTCTGACTCATGCGCATTTTGATCATATCATGGGAATCGATAAAGTGATCGACCGGTATGGAGAAATGCCGGTTTACGTAGAAGAATCTGATCTGGAGCTTCTTCACACACCGTCTATGAATGAGTCAACGGTATATACAAATGGCTATAGCTACCCGGGTGGAGACGTGATCCATGATGGAGATGTGCTTCATCTGATCGGAGAAGATTTCCGGGTGATTCATACACCGGGACATACCCAGGGCGGCGTATGCTACTATGTAGAAAAAGAGGGAGTACTTTTCAGTGGAGATACATTGTTCTGTTGTTCAGTCGGAAGAAGTGATTTTGCAACCAGCAGCACTTCTGCACTGATTCGTTCGATCAAGGAAAAGCTGTTCCTGCTTCCGGATGAAACAAAGGTATTCCCGGGACATATGGGCGCAACAACGATTGGCAACGAAAAAGTGAACAACCCGTATGTATAG
- the aspS gene encoding aspartate--tRNA ligase: protein MAESMTGLKRTHRCAELSEANIGEKVTIMGWVQKNRNKGGLVFVDVRDRSGLIQVVFEEGSTDKALLEKAAKLRSEFVVAIVGTVEKRSGAVNENLATGAIEIKPEELRILSESETPPFPIEENSKTKEEVRLKYRFLDLRRPDIQRNLMMRSRVATLARQFMAKEGFLEIETPFLIKSTPEGARDYLVPSRIHPGSFYALPQSPQIFKQLLMCSGYDRYFQIVKCFRDEDLRADRQPEFTQMDMELSFVDVDDVIDINERLLAHLFKDVLDIDIQLPIQRMTWQEAMDRFGSDKPDIRFGMELVNVTETVKDSEFVVFKNAIEAGGTVRGINAKGQGGMARKKIDKLVDFAKGYGAKGLAYIAIHEDGTVKSSFSKFMTEEETAALIKAMAGENGDLLLFAADKNKVVWDVLGALRLELARQMELLDKNEYKFLWITEFPLLEWSDEQNRFTAMHHPFTMPMEEDLQYIDSDPGRVRAKAYDIVLNGNEIGGGSVRIFNQEIQSKMFEVLGFTPEQAQEQFGFLLNAFKYGVPPHAGLAYGLDRLVMLMAKQDSIRDVIAFPKVKDASDLMTEAPERVDLKQLEELGLELEEHTAE, encoded by the coding sequence ATGGCAGAGTCAATGACAGGACTGAAAAGAACACATCGGTGTGCAGAGCTTTCAGAGGCAAACATCGGTGAAAAAGTAACCATCATGGGATGGGTACAGAAGAACAGAAATAAAGGTGGACTGGTTTTTGTAGATGTACGTGACCGTTCCGGACTGATCCAGGTTGTTTTTGAAGAGGGAAGTACAGATAAAGCGCTTCTTGAGAAGGCAGCAAAGCTTAGAAGTGAGTTTGTTGTAGCAATCGTGGGAACTGTTGAAAAACGTTCCGGTGCAGTTAATGAAAATCTTGCAACAGGTGCGATTGAGATCAAACCGGAAGAACTCAGAATTTTATCTGAATCTGAGACACCTCCGTTCCCGATCGAAGAGAATTCCAAGACAAAAGAGGAAGTACGTCTGAAATACCGTTTCCTCGATCTTAGAAGACCGGACATCCAGAGAAACCTGATGATGAGAAGCCGTGTGGCTACTCTCGCACGTCAGTTCATGGCAAAAGAAGGATTCCTTGAGATCGAGACACCGTTCCTGATCAAGAGTACACCGGAAGGTGCAAGAGATTACCTGGTACCGAGCCGTATTCATCCGGGAAGCTTCTATGCACTTCCACAGTCACCGCAGATCTTCAAACAGCTGCTGATGTGCTCCGGATATGACCGCTATTTCCAGATTGTAAAATGTTTCCGTGATGAAGACCTTCGTGCAGACCGTCAGCCGGAATTTACACAGATGGATATGGAACTTTCTTTTGTAGATGTTGATGATGTCATTGATATCAATGAGAGACTGCTTGCACATCTGTTCAAAGATGTACTGGATATCGATATACAGCTCCCGATCCAGAGAATGACCTGGCAGGAAGCAATGGACAGATTCGGTTCTGATAAACCGGATATCCGTTTCGGCATGGAGCTGGTTAATGTGACAGAGACTGTCAAAGACAGCGAATTTGTTGTATTTAAGAATGCGATTGAAGCAGGCGGAACTGTTCGTGGTATCAACGCAAAAGGACAGGGTGGCATGGCCAGAAAGAAGATCGACAAGCTGGTTGATTTTGCAAAAGGTTATGGAGCAAAGGGACTTGCTTATATTGCAATCCATGAAGACGGAACTGTCAAATCTTCTTTCTCAAAATTCATGACGGAAGAAGAGACAGCAGCGCTGATTAAAGCGATGGCTGGAGAGAATGGAGACCTTCTTCTCTTTGCGGCAGATAAGAATAAAGTTGTATGGGATGTTCTTGGTGCACTCAGACTGGAACTGGCACGCCAGATGGAACTCCTTGATAAGAATGAATACAAATTCCTGTGGATCACAGAATTCCCGCTTCTTGAGTGGAGTGATGAACAGAACCGTTTCACAGCAATGCATCATCCGTTTACCATGCCGATGGAAGAAGACCTTCAGTACATCGACAGTGATCCGGGAAGAGTCCGTGCAAAAGCATATGACATCGTTCTGAATGGTAACGAGATCGGAGGCGGAAGTGTCCGTATCTTCAACCAGGAGATCCAGAGTAAAATGTTTGAAGTACTTGGATTCACACCGGAACAGGCACAGGAGCAGTTCGGATTCCTTCTGAATGCATTTAAATACGGTGTGCCGCCACACGCAGGACTTGCTTACGGTCTTGACCGTCTGGTTATGCTGATGGCAAAACAGGACAGCATCCGTGACGTGATCGCGTTCCCGAAGGTAAAAGATGCATCTGACCTGATGACAGAAGCACCGGAGAGAGTTGATCTGAAGCAGCTGGAAGAGCTTGGACTGGAGCTGGAAGAGCATACAGCGGAATAA